One genomic window of Deinococcus sp. QL22 includes the following:
- a CDS encoding glycoside hydrolase family 19 protein, with product MAAEKLAWALPKYQIDTSLRVAHMLAQLAHESGFIPIAENLNYSAKRLPQVWPTRFPTLASAQRCANNPEALSNTVYAGRLGNGSPESGDGYCYRGRGMIQLTGREHYRTYGKVIGHDLERDPDLLLQYGVSSLAAGAFWKARGLNRWADINDVTSVTRIINGELNGLQERIEYLHRAKRALGISTHGLTNDKNGQMQSYKTWQGFVVGVGTAVASIFVGCGLFVQGASVDWAFGGGIVAGLLIFELLWHLGLTYE from the coding sequence GTGGCCGCTGAGAAACTGGCGTGGGCCTTGCCGAAGTATCAAATTGATACATCGCTGCGGGTGGCGCACATGCTCGCGCAACTGGCTCACGAATCGGGCTTCATACCGATTGCGGAGAATCTGAACTACAGCGCCAAGCGGCTGCCTCAGGTGTGGCCGACCCGCTTCCCGACGCTGGCCAGTGCCCAGCGCTGCGCCAACAACCCGGAAGCACTGAGCAATACGGTCTACGCGGGCCGCTTGGGCAACGGTAGCCCGGAGTCTGGCGACGGCTACTGCTACCGGGGCCGGGGCATGATCCAACTCACAGGCCGCGAGCACTACCGCACTTACGGCAAGGTCATCGGCCATGACCTGGAGCGCGATCCAGACTTGCTCTTGCAATACGGCGTGTCTTCGCTGGCGGCGGGGGCGTTCTGGAAGGCACGCGGCCTGAACCGTTGGGCGGACATCAATGACGTGACCAGCGTGACCCGGATCATCAACGGTGAGTTGAATGGCCTGCAAGAGCGTATCGAGTACCTGCACCGGGCGAAACGCGCTCTGGGCATCTCGACCCATGGACTCACGAATGATAAAAACGGCCAGATGCAATCGTATAAAACTTGGCAAGGGTTTGTCGTCGGTGTTGGCACTGCGGTGGCCTCTATTTTCGTTGGCTGTGGCCTGTTTGTCCAAGGCGCGTCTGTGGATTGGGCCTTTGGCGGCGGCATCGTCGCAGGCTTGTTGATCTTTGAGCTGTTGTGGCACTTGGGTTTGACCTATGAGTGA
- a CDS encoding response regulator: protein MSDQGKEQNRGDETAMTRLLQISVVDDNISDLMLAEEVFTSFSDQVTITTYQSGKAVLQAMRPADAILPDVLLLDINMPQMNGFDVLKAMKADERLKLIPVVMLTSSAVAQDVTQAYSLFASSYVVKSVDFENFIEQIESLVAFWTKNRLLNWPTPIEVTSAVRLSD, encoded by the coding sequence GTGTCGGATCAGGGAAAAGAGCAGAATAGAGGCGATGAGACAGCGATGACCCGGCTTTTGCAGATCTCTGTGGTGGATGACAATATCTCTGATTTGATGCTGGCTGAAGAGGTCTTTACGAGCTTCAGCGACCAAGTGACGATCACGACCTATCAGAGCGGCAAAGCGGTCCTACAAGCCATGCGGCCTGCGGATGCCATCCTTCCGGATGTGCTCTTGCTGGATATCAACATGCCTCAGATGAACGGCTTTGACGTGCTCAAAGCAATGAAAGCGGATGAGCGACTCAAACTCATTCCAGTAGTGATGCTGACCAGTTCAGCCGTGGCTCAAGACGTGACGCAGGCGTATTCGCTGTTTGCCAGTTCGTATGTGGTCAAGTCGGTGGATTTTGAAAACTTCATTGAACAGATTGAGAGTTTGGTGGCGTTCTGGACGAAAAACCGGTTATTGAATTGGCCCACGCCGATTGAGGTCACCTCCGCTGTGAGGCTCAGCGATTAA
- a CDS encoding response regulator — protein MTPLLQFVVIDDNLAELFLITEVFATFSTQVTLVTYQSGEAALKAMQMPRAVCPDILLLDINMPGISGFEVLKTIKADEHLKLIPVVMLTTSVAAEDIVQAYSLLANSYLVKSTHFSSFVQQIESLVNYWTTTRLPTWPAPVEVTTTLSIKD, from the coding sequence ATGACCCCTCTCCTCCAATTCGTTGTGATTGATGACAATCTCGCCGAACTCTTCTTAATCACAGAGGTGTTTGCCACCTTCAGCACTCAAGTGACGCTGGTCACCTATCAGAGCGGTGAAGCGGCTCTGAAGGCGATGCAAATGCCACGAGCGGTCTGCCCAGATATCTTACTGCTCGATATCAATATGCCGGGTATAAGCGGCTTCGAGGTTCTGAAAACCATAAAAGCCGATGAGCACCTGAAGCTTATTCCAGTGGTGATGCTGACGACCTCTGTGGCCGCGGAGGACATTGTGCAGGCCTACTCGCTATTGGCTAATTCGTATCTGGTGAAGTCCACCCATTTTTCCAGCTTCGTCCAGCAAATAGAGAGCTTGGTAAATTACTGGACAACGACCCGGTTGCCTACTTGGCCTGCGCCAGTGGAGGTCACGACCACCCTGAGCATCAAAGATTAA
- a CDS encoding HD domain-containing phosphohydrolase produces the protein MSLSFLQGSMHPFDRVQDLIYALDANECFTFANAFALTAWNKHLHELVGKNFQETFPFKAKPELMTAFKQVLDTQERIELEMFGDRHQGWIGVIVYPDHGGLIVHVRRLSMSAGRSASTEHDALTGCLTRASFLETQPALSFPQVLAIVDLNLLKSVNALRGHSGGDGHIRTTAYALREALPPEGLICRWGGDEFVILVSGYDPSPLHALLSEVNRALPGPLAGIDTFTIGMAVRGAETPFERAFAIADEQLQLRKEELRETIPGQHEADSFVTFSQELQALRNPPDLVQHALNRLLRVLDFDHAAYATIDGDEAFFSYQALREGVPPPQPALNVRVALPETGLVNTVHRTRTTAWSTDYPSTPDLMPLMVQQGVKSAIVTPVFSQGQVAAAIVLRVVNRWQTITPQMRKVVELTALRLEHALELRRTVDEVRSTFEAGMLTLGIVLEARDFETHGHTTRTATMAVRLGEQLGLMTTDLHHLRQGAYLHDLGKLCIPDEILRKPGRFTSEEWAVMQGHVLQGYDLATRIPGLSAETLEVIRSHHEHWNGRGYPDGLAGTDIPLNARIFAVCDVYDALISERPYKKAWTHEAALLEIEQEAGQHFDPDVVRAFLTLMGPIQD, from the coding sequence ATGAGTCTGAGCTTCCTGCAGGGCAGCATGCACCCCTTTGACCGGGTGCAAGACCTCATCTATGCCCTTGACGCTAACGAATGTTTCACGTTTGCAAATGCTTTCGCCCTGACTGCCTGGAACAAACACCTTCACGAACTGGTCGGCAAAAATTTTCAGGAAACGTTCCCGTTCAAGGCCAAGCCCGAGCTCATGACTGCCTTCAAGCAAGTCTTGGACACCCAAGAGCGGATAGAACTCGAAATGTTCGGTGATCGCCACCAAGGATGGATTGGTGTCATCGTCTACCCGGATCACGGCGGCCTGATCGTCCACGTCCGGCGACTCTCCATGAGTGCTGGAAGGAGTGCATCCACAGAACACGACGCACTCACCGGCTGCCTGACGCGCGCATCCTTTCTGGAAACGCAACCCGCTCTTAGCTTCCCTCAGGTGCTGGCCATCGTTGACCTGAACCTCCTGAAAAGCGTCAATGCTCTCCGTGGGCACAGCGGAGGCGACGGCCACATTCGCACCACCGCATACGCCCTACGAGAAGCTCTTCCGCCCGAGGGACTGATCTGCCGGTGGGGTGGAGATGAATTTGTGATTCTCGTGTCTGGCTACGACCCGAGTCCGCTCCACGCGCTCCTCAGTGAGGTCAACCGGGCCCTGCCGGGTCCACTGGCAGGCATTGATACGTTCACTATCGGCATGGCTGTTCGGGGCGCCGAGACCCCATTTGAACGCGCGTTTGCCATCGCTGACGAGCAGTTGCAACTTCGCAAGGAAGAGCTCAGGGAGACCATCCCGGGCCAACACGAAGCCGACTCCTTCGTAACGTTTTCTCAGGAACTCCAAGCCCTCCGGAACCCTCCCGACTTGGTTCAGCATGCCCTGAACCGACTCCTGAGGGTACTCGACTTCGATCATGCGGCCTACGCCACCATTGATGGCGATGAAGCCTTCTTCTCCTATCAAGCACTCCGCGAGGGCGTCCCGCCTCCACAACCCGCCCTGAACGTTCGGGTAGCCCTCCCGGAGACTGGCCTGGTCAATACGGTTCACCGCACGCGGACGACAGCGTGGAGTACCGATTATCCGAGTACCCCGGACCTGATGCCTCTGATGGTTCAACAGGGCGTCAAGAGCGCCATTGTTACCCCAGTCTTCAGTCAGGGTCAGGTGGCCGCTGCCATTGTGCTGCGAGTGGTGAACCGCTGGCAGACCATTACCCCTCAGATGCGTAAGGTGGTAGAACTGACCGCGCTGCGCTTAGAGCATGCCCTCGAGCTGCGCCGCACGGTGGATGAAGTCCGGTCAACCTTTGAGGCAGGCATGCTCACGCTCGGCATCGTGCTTGAGGCGCGCGATTTTGAGACGCACGGCCACACCACGCGCACGGCCACCATGGCCGTGCGGTTGGGCGAGCAGCTCGGACTGATGACCACCGACCTGCATCACTTGCGGCAAGGCGCCTATCTGCACGACCTTGGGAAGCTCTGCATTCCGGATGAAATCCTCAGGAAACCGGGCCGTTTCACTTCAGAGGAATGGGCCGTCATGCAGGGCCACGTCCTGCAAGGGTATGACCTTGCTACTCGGATCCCCGGACTCTCTGCGGAAACGCTTGAGGTTATCCGCTCACACCATGAACACTGGAACGGGCGCGGCTACCCAGATGGACTCGCCGGAACTGACATTCCCCTCAACGCGCGCATCTTCGCGGTCTGTGATGTATACGACGCGTTAATCAGTGAGCGGCCGTATAAGAAAGCCTGGACTCACGAGGCCGCACTTCTGGAAATTGAGCAAGAGGCTGGGCAGCACTTTGATCCGGATGTGGTGCGCGCCTTTTTGACCCTGATGGGGCCAATTCAGGATTGA
- a CDS encoding IS5 family transposase (programmed frameshift), with protein sequence MRLTDEQWAILAPLLPPPQKQTRRGRPRRGDKELLEGILWVLRTGAQWERLPRPDYPPKSTCFERFQEWNEHAVFPHVLGQLYALLEEQELLDLREAFIDGTFSAAKKGARMFGPTKKGKGTKIMLMVDASGRPLAVHTVSASPAEVTLVHDTLEASFGLDFPAHLIGDKAYDSDPLDAELATLKMEMIAPNRKNRKHKTQDGRPLRRYKRRWKVERTIAWLPSFRRVRTRDERKAQNFPSFVQLACILILLRRISG encoded by the exons ATGCGGTTGACGGACGAGCAATGGGCCATCCTCGCCCCCCTCCTTCCTCCCCCTCAGAAGCAGACCCGCCGCGGACGTCCGCGGCGGGGTGACAAAGAGCTGCTTGAAGGCATCCTGTGGGTGCTGCGTACTGGTGCGCAGTGGGAGCGACTCCCGCGGCCGGACTATCCGCCCAAGTCCACCTGTTTCGAGCGTTTTCAAGAGTGGAATGAGCACGCTGTGTTTCCGCATGTTTTGGGGCAGCTCTACGCGCTGCTGGAGGAACAGGAATTGCTGGATCTCCGGGAAGCCTTCATTGACGGCACGTTCAGTGCCGCAAAAAAGGGGGCTCGGATGT TCGGTCCCACCAAGAAGGGCAAAGGCACCAAAATCATGCTGATGGTGGACGCGAGCGGCAGACCGCTCGCTGTCCACACCGTGTCAGCCAGCCCCGCTGAAGTGACGCTGGTTCACGACACCTTAGAGGCGTCCTTCGGCCTGGACTTCCCAGCGCACTTGATTGGAGACAAGGCGTACGACAGCGACCCTCTGGATGCAGAACTGGCCACGCTGAAAATGGAGATGATTGCGCCGAATCGCAAGAACCGGAAACACAAAACGCAAGATGGACGACCGCTGCGCCGCTATAAGCGGCGCTGGAAAGTTGAGCGAACCATCGCTTGGTTGCCATCGTTCCGCCGTGTCCGAACTCGCGACGAGCGCAAAGCCCAGAACTTCCCCAGCTTCGTCCAGCTGGCCTGCATCCTCATCCTGCTGCGCCGAATTTCCGGATGA
- a CDS encoding nucleotidyltransferase domain-containing protein produces the protein MNQAHLNLMSQVVFAAARLDLPVWIGGGWAIDARLGRITREHDDIDLTFPVERRGEFETLIVDLQGRITAELDYGFLAEAQGVLLDCEPAHWNGVSYEIDDAPPGSCPEQIEGHLEGLALRCNSWEALMWDYFFYADEVPRLQWPAKHTHSYALARSALGEEAMHRLRAAFKLRHCGMGRLM, from the coding sequence GTGAACCAAGCCCACCTGAACCTGATGAGCCAAGTGGTTTTTGCTGCAGCCCGCCTGGATCTGCCTGTCTGGATTGGTGGCGGATGGGCGATCGACGCTCGCTTAGGACGAATCACTCGCGAGCATGACGACATTGATCTGACGTTTCCTGTTGAACGTCGGGGTGAGTTTGAAACGCTCATCGTCGACCTCCAGGGACGGATCACGGCAGAACTGGACTACGGCTTTCTCGCTGAGGCGCAGGGTGTCCTGCTGGACTGCGAACCTGCTCACTGGAACGGCGTTTCATACGAAATAGACGATGCACCTCCGGGCTCTTGCCCGGAGCAGATTGAAGGGCATCTTGAGGGCCTCGCGCTGAGGTGTAACAGCTGGGAAGCCCTCATGTGGGATTACTTCTTCTACGCTGACGAGGTGCCCAGACTACAGTGGCCCGCAAAGCATACGCACTCGTATGCGTTGGCTCGCTCAGCGTTAGGCGAGGAAGCCATGCACCGCCTACGCGCCGCGTTCAAGCTCCGGCACTGCGGAATGGGGCGACTGATGTGA
- a CDS encoding transposase, which produces MDRDVRASEPNQKWVTDLTSLPCPDGWLRLATVMDLYSRSIVGWAMHDRLETLLVVEALQMALNQRQPRAGLVHHSDRSSQ; this is translated from the coding sequence TTGGATCGTGATGTTCGTGCGTCCGAACCAAACCAGAAATGGGTCACGGACCTCACCTCTTTGCCGTGTCCTGACGGCTGGCTGCGCCTGGCGACAGTCATGGATCTCTATTCGCGGAGCATTGTGGGGTGGGCGATGCATGATCGTCTGGAAACTCTCCTGGTCGTGGAGGCTCTGCAGATGGCCCTGAATCAACGTCAACCAAGAGCAGGGCTGGTGCACCACTCGGACAGGAGCAGCCAGTAG
- a CDS encoding alpha/beta fold hydrolase, translating into MNTPSQEDATVTHHQIAAGGVRLHYVAAGPAQGSLVVLLHGFPEFWRAWERQIGPLADAGFRVIAPDLRGYNLSEKPLGVEAYRLQTLQQDVSNLIRALGYERAHVVGHDWGGIIAWALAIRQPEIVQKLVILNAPHPGASRRAFRKPAQWKRSWYIFFFQLPWLPERVLLRFAEKVLRGVNPDAYTENNRNLYRQAWNQPGAATAMINYYRALKPFQKREEVRDESLQVRVPTLVLWGNLDAALLPEMADGLERWVPDLRVVRFAQASHWIMRDDPLRVNKFIIDFFSS; encoded by the coding sequence ATGAACACACCATCCCAGGAAGATGCCACGGTCACCCACCACCAGATCGCCGCAGGTGGCGTGCGGCTTCACTACGTGGCCGCGGGACCAGCACAGGGTTCCCTTGTTGTCCTCCTTCACGGCTTTCCTGAATTCTGGCGGGCCTGGGAGCGCCAGATCGGGCCACTGGCAGATGCCGGCTTCCGGGTCATCGCGCCCGATCTGCGCGGCTACAATCTCAGCGAAAAGCCCCTGGGCGTCGAAGCGTACCGCCTTCAAACTTTACAGCAAGACGTCTCCAACCTGATCCGGGCGCTCGGATACGAACGGGCGCATGTGGTCGGTCATGACTGGGGCGGCATTATCGCCTGGGCACTGGCGATCCGACAGCCGGAGATCGTCCAGAAACTCGTTATTCTGAATGCACCTCATCCAGGCGCGAGTCGCCGAGCCTTTCGGAAGCCGGCCCAATGGAAGCGGTCATGGTACATCTTCTTCTTCCAGTTGCCCTGGTTGCCTGAGCGCGTCCTTCTCCGCTTCGCGGAGAAGGTGCTGCGTGGCGTCAATCCTGACGCCTATACCGAGAACAACCGCAACCTCTACCGTCAGGCGTGGAATCAGCCGGGCGCAGCGACGGCGATGATCAACTACTACCGCGCATTAAAGCCGTTCCAAAAGCGGGAGGAAGTGCGTGACGAGTCACTTCAGGTGAGGGTACCCACCCTGGTGCTGTGGGGGAACCTGGACGCAGCACTGCTGCCGGAAATGGCCGACGGACTGGAACGCTGGGTGCCCGATCTGCGGGTGGTGCGCTTTGCACAGGCGAGCCACTGGATCATGCGCGACGATCCACTCCGGGTCAACAAGTTCATCATCGATTTTTTCTCGTCCTGA
- a CDS encoding EAL domain-containing protein, giving the protein MTRPVPVPASGDERGCLHAAAQSELRTLSTAHPEQALERLAALIEEHWPDPTCRPELRLMAADILLQVGALDRLQVQLDACSPQTAEQRVRHALLLGQADTRTGRLHEAERHFRVALGEAATAQLTAHQAAATSFLAQVRHRTGNSEEALGLIAQALLLRQQLGDVDGEIRALCNTALIFNAQARLPEAVEALTQAQLLLPRCAEPLESALHVSSGLGLVHETTHQYEEAYEQFMRAKDVAARAGNQAAECLMTLNSGEMARQCGKFIEAGVLLGDALHVARALSNTQVLTAALQSLGLLYAETGHPEAADRAFADAAALSEHSSDIDTQLELLQVTAEQYLGSPAPQRAAPLLHRALTLSEQAVRPAQALTIHNLLARLYEGDDPRRAIRHLKQAAALSNTLRDVALSQQARDLTREAELHSTRREIQYERDLRRTADAARTEALTALENGKLSDDLTGLPNRVMLHALLTNALSTGGPYDGDLSLLVVDLDRFKQFNDALGSAGGDQVLREVASRFKESLKPHDILARAGSNEFLMVLFGQTPKDREAQADALLRGLQRNFSVMGQDLYVSASAGLAHHPEHGLEAEDLHRAAHIALDDARRDGRRLRVYSGGDQLRVQAVALDAALSRALELGEFELHFQPLIDAHSRLPVCAEALVRWNSATLGRKSPAEFIPALERSGGIIALGAWVLKEACKRAATWNGVRVAVNLSARQFQEGDLMADVLQALALSGLPPERLELEITESMLIQSPERVTHLLTALNTLGVRVMLDDFGTGYSSLSILRTLAVSGIKLDRSFVAALERGGNLKAQAIIRSVVGLSQALDLDVVAEGVEHADEGAVLRHLGVNLLQGYHYARPSADWTPVGWTSPD; this is encoded by the coding sequence GTGACCAGGCCTGTTCCAGTTCCCGCCAGCGGAGACGAACGGGGTTGCCTGCATGCCGCTGCCCAGAGCGAGCTGCGGACGTTGAGCACGGCACACCCCGAACAGGCCCTCGAGCGCTTGGCCGCGCTGATCGAAGAGCACTGGCCCGACCCGACGTGCCGGCCGGAACTGCGGCTGATGGCCGCCGACATCCTGCTGCAAGTCGGTGCGCTGGATCGGCTTCAGGTGCAGCTTGACGCCTGCTCACCTCAGACCGCCGAGCAGCGTGTCCGTCACGCGCTGCTGCTCGGCCAAGCCGACACCCGCACTGGGCGGCTGCACGAGGCCGAACGTCATTTCCGGGTGGCCTTGGGCGAAGCGGCGACTGCGCAGCTCACTGCACATCAGGCCGCCGCCACATCATTTCTGGCCCAAGTTCGCCACCGCACTGGGAACAGTGAGGAGGCGCTGGGCCTGATCGCCCAGGCGCTCCTGCTGCGCCAGCAGCTTGGCGACGTGGACGGCGAGATCCGGGCGCTGTGCAACACCGCGCTGATTTTTAACGCGCAGGCGCGGCTCCCCGAAGCGGTCGAGGCACTGACCCAGGCCCAATTGCTGTTGCCGCGCTGCGCAGAGCCGCTCGAATCCGCCCTGCACGTGTCTTCCGGCTTGGGCTTGGTGCATGAAACCACCCACCAGTATGAGGAGGCCTATGAACAATTTATGCGGGCCAAAGACGTGGCGGCCCGCGCCGGCAACCAGGCCGCAGAATGCTTGATGACCCTGAACAGCGGCGAAATGGCCCGGCAATGCGGCAAGTTTATAGAGGCGGGGGTGCTGCTCGGCGATGCGCTTCACGTCGCCCGTGCCCTGAGCAACACCCAAGTTCTCACTGCCGCCCTGCAGAGCTTGGGCCTGCTCTATGCGGAGACAGGCCATCCGGAGGCGGCGGATCGCGCCTTTGCAGACGCCGCCGCGCTCAGTGAGCACAGCAGCGACATCGACACCCAACTGGAGCTGCTGCAGGTGACTGCAGAGCAGTACCTCGGCTCCCCCGCCCCCCAGCGGGCCGCACCCCTCTTGCACCGCGCCCTGACGCTCAGCGAACAGGCGGTGCGGCCCGCCCAGGCCCTCACCATTCACAATCTACTGGCCCGCCTGTATGAGGGGGACGATCCTCGCCGGGCCATCAGGCATCTCAAGCAGGCGGCGGCGCTGAGCAACACGCTGCGGGACGTGGCGCTCAGTCAACAGGCCCGTGACCTGACCCGCGAAGCCGAACTCCACTCCACTCGGCGCGAAATTCAGTATGAACGTGACCTGCGCCGCACGGCTGACGCCGCCCGCACCGAAGCCCTGACTGCGTTGGAGAACGGCAAGTTGTCCGACGACCTGACGGGCCTGCCCAACCGGGTGATGCTGCACGCCCTGTTGACCAACGCCCTAAGCACGGGCGGGCCGTACGACGGCGACCTGAGCCTGTTGGTGGTCGACCTCGACCGCTTCAAGCAGTTCAACGACGCGCTGGGTTCAGCCGGCGGCGACCAGGTGCTGCGCGAGGTGGCCAGCCGCTTCAAAGAGAGCCTCAAGCCACACGACATTCTCGCCCGCGCTGGCAGCAACGAATTTTTGATGGTGCTGTTCGGTCAGACCCCGAAAGACCGGGAAGCGCAGGCCGACGCTTTGCTGCGCGGTTTGCAGCGCAATTTCTCGGTGATGGGACAAGACCTCTACGTTTCGGCCAGCGCGGGCTTGGCTCATCATCCTGAGCACGGTTTAGAGGCTGAAGACCTGCACCGTGCCGCCCATATAGCGCTGGACGACGCCCGCAGAGACGGCCGGCGCCTGCGGGTCTACAGCGGCGGAGACCAACTGCGTGTCCAAGCCGTCGCGCTCGACGCGGCCCTGTCCAGGGCGCTGGAATTGGGCGAGTTTGAACTGCACTTTCAACCGCTGATCGACGCCCACTCGCGCCTCCCGGTGTGCGCGGAAGCCCTCGTGCGCTGGAACAGCGCCACGCTGGGGCGCAAGAGTCCGGCCGAATTTATTCCTGCCCTGGAGCGCAGCGGCGGCATCATCGCGCTCGGCGCCTGGGTGCTCAAAGAAGCCTGCAAGCGGGCCGCCACCTGGAACGGTGTGCGGGTGGCGGTCAACCTCTCGGCACGGCAATTTCAAGAAGGTGACCTGATGGCCGACGTGCTGCAGGCCCTCGCACTGAGCGGTTTGCCTCCAGAGCGCTTGGAACTCGAAATTACGGAGAGCATGCTGATTCAGTCACCGGAGCGGGTCACCCACCTGCTAACGGCCCTGAACACCCTGGGCGTGCGGGTGATGCTCGACGACTTCGGCACCGGCTATTCCAGCCTGAGCATTCTGCGCACGCTAGCGGTGTCCGGCATCAAGCTTGACCGCTCCTTTGTGGCGGCCCTGGAGCGCGGGGGCAACCTCAAGGCGCAGGCCATCATCCGCTCGGTGGTGGGCCTCAGTCAGGCGCTCGACCTGGATGTGGTGGCTGAAGGCGTCGAACACGCCGATGAGGGCGCCGTGCTGCGCCACCTCGGCGTCAACCTCTTGCAGGGTTACCACTACGCCCGCCCCAGCGCCGACTGGACGCCGGTGGGCTGGACGTCTCCCGACTGA
- a CDS encoding S8 family serine peptidase: MRLTRSAFPLFTALLLAGCAAPTAPQAPAASGEYVMTVGTPDPALSDAQLSARYGGALVIRTPRFALLRVTGRPLRSAALERAPDVTVERNTDVFRVPNFSSSGTVGLWGSGTVGLWGSGTVGLWGSGSGASAANTANYAEYTSIGLDAAQARITAQNRTPGAGVTLAVIDTGVDLNHPAFAGRLSPANTWKDFVDNDALPQDQGQMGTGAVGHGSEVAGLSLTVAPGARVMPLRVLDEQGGGDVDDLTQAIVWAADHGANIINLSLGAGEAVEAVTQAIAYANSLGAVVVASAGNGGHEGLDYPAAEFGLTSNNLAVGSVNHAGSKSAFSQYGPLTLLAPGEGLVGPAPQNQAAAWSGTSMSTPLVAGSVALAMTHGLARSAADSAERLKGTAQNMGGVSGNANYTGKLGVGRIDLDALTR; encoded by the coding sequence ATGCGCCTCACCCGCTCTGCTTTTCCCCTATTTACCGCTCTACTTTTGGCCGGTTGCGCTGCCCCAACGGCGCCGCAGGCGCCTGCGGCCTCCGGCGAGTACGTCATGACGGTAGGGACTCCTGACCCCGCTCTCAGTGACGCTCAACTGTCTGCGCGTTACGGCGGAGCACTGGTGATCCGTACTCCCCGCTTTGCCTTGCTGCGGGTCACCGGTAGACCCCTGAGGAGCGCGGCGCTTGAACGCGCCCCGGACGTCACGGTGGAGCGCAATACAGACGTCTTCCGGGTGCCCAACTTCAGCAGCAGCGGTACGGTGGGGTTGTGGGGCAGTGGAACCGTCGGCCTGTGGGGCAGCGGGACAGTCGGACTGTGGGGCAGTGGCAGCGGCGCGTCTGCGGCAAATACGGCCAACTATGCGGAGTACACCTCCATTGGACTGGATGCCGCGCAGGCCCGCATCACGGCGCAGAACCGCACACCCGGCGCGGGCGTGACCCTTGCCGTGATCGACACTGGAGTGGATCTCAACCATCCGGCCTTTGCCGGACGCCTCAGTCCCGCCAACACCTGGAAAGACTTCGTGGACAACGACGCTCTGCCGCAGGATCAGGGCCAGATGGGCACCGGCGCGGTCGGGCACGGCTCTGAAGTGGCGGGCCTGAGCTTGACCGTGGCGCCCGGCGCACGGGTCATGCCGCTGCGGGTGCTCGACGAGCAGGGTGGGGGCGACGTCGATGACCTGACGCAGGCCATCGTCTGGGCCGCCGACCACGGCGCAAACATTATCAACCTCTCGCTGGGCGCAGGAGAGGCAGTCGAAGCAGTCACGCAGGCCATTGCCTACGCCAACTCGCTGGGCGCGGTGGTGGTGGCCAGCGCGGGCAACGGGGGCCATGAGGGGCTGGATTACCCTGCCGCCGAATTTGGGCTGACCTCGAACAATCTCGCGGTGGGCAGCGTCAATCACGCCGGAAGCAAGAGTGCGTTCTCGCAGTACGGCCCCCTGACCCTGCTGGCCCCCGGCGAGGGCTTGGTCGGCCCGGCGCCCCAGAATCAGGCCGCGGCCTGGAGCGGTACCTCGATGAGCACCCCCTTGGTGGCTGGCAGCGTCGCGCTGGCGATGACCCACGGGTTGGCCCGCTCGGCAGCCGACAGCGCGGAGCGCCTCAAAGGCACCGCGCAAAATATGGGCGGTGTGAGCGGCAATGCCAACTACACTGGAAAACTGGGGGTGGGGCGCATCGATCTCGATGCCTTGACCCGCTAG